In Brassica napus cultivar Da-Ae chromosome C2, Da-Ae, whole genome shotgun sequence, the sequence ATATTagcatattaatttatatatgttacatACTCAAATTGTGTTATTaacttgattgttttttttttggaaaatttagtTGTATACACCATTGAATTCCAGAAACGAGGACTGCCTCATGCCCATATTTTATTATGGTTAGAAGGCATTAAGAAAGAAGCAACCACCTCAATGATTGATCAGTATATATCAGCTGAATTGCCAGACAGAGATGTAGATCCTGAAGGTTTTGCATTGGTCGACCGCCATATGATTCATGGGCCATGCGGAAAACGTCGACCAACATCACCTTGCATGGACAAGGGAGAGTGCACCAAGGCTTACCCTAAGCCGTTATCAGATCATTCACACATTGACAAGTCTGGGTTTGTCAGATACAGAAGGCGATCAAATCCCAAGCATTTAGTCTTGAAGAGCAATATTGAGATAGGGAATCAGTACGTTGTCCCTCACAACCTCAGTCTCCTTAAAAAATATCAGGCCCATATCAATGTTGAATGGTGCTGCAGAACCAGTGCAATCAAATATCTTTTTAAATACATTACAAAAGGTGTTGATCGAGCTACTGTTCTTTTAAAGGAGGTGGAAAAAAGAGGCGATGGgaaggagaaaaagaaagaagggGTGGATGTGGTCAAtgagatagatagatatatggAATGTCGATACATCTCTGCATGTGAGGCCTCATGGAGATTATTTGCCTTTCAGATACATCACAATCAACCTAATGTTATTAAGCTGCCTGTACATCTACCAGGTCAGCACTATACTGTCTACGACGAGTCTTCTAACTTAGAAGAAGTTATTTCAAAAGAAGACATCGAGAAAACGATGTTAACTGCATGGTTTGTAGCATGTGAAACGTATGAAGAAGCACGAGACCTGACGTACGTTGAGCTCCCTACTAGGTTCGTTTATCACACATCAGGGAAACTATGGACCCCCAGGAAAACGGGTGGAGCAATAGGCAGGGTGGTTTACGTCAGTCCAGCGGCCGGTGATAACTATTTCTTGCGGATTTTGGTAAATGTTGTTAGAGGCCCAAGGTGTTACGAGGACTTAAGAACAGTTGGTGGTGTGGTGTTTAAAAAGTATAGAGAAGCATGTTACGCACGCGGTTTGCTTGACGACGACAGAGAGTGGCATGATGCTATAGAGGAGCCATCATATTGGGCTACTGGTCGCCAGCTCAGACGGTTGTTTATGATTATCTTATTGTTTTGTCGAGTTGTAAATCCACTGAAGCTTTGGGAACATACCTGGAAGTTCCTGGCAGAAGACATCCTCTACACGAAACGCAAAGAATTCAGATTCCCAGGTCTTGAGCTCAACGACGACCAGCTGAAGCAATATACTCTCATCGAGCTCGAGCAACTCTTGAAGGAGAATGATCAGTCACTTGCGGACTACCCTGACATTCCATTGCCTGATGATGCTATTTTGACTGAGATTTCAAACACAGTGCTGATGCAGGAGTTGAGTTATGACATTCAGCAGGAGAATGAGACACATACAGAGTTGTTTGCATCAATGAATCAAGATCAGAAAATGGTATATCATGCAGTGCTTCAATCTGTTGATAAGCAATCTGGGCAGTTGTTTTTTGTTAATGGGGCAGGAGGTACAGGTAAAACATACCTATACAGGACCATCATCGCAAAGCTTAGATCAACCAATAAAGTTGTTATCCCAGTCGCATCATCTGGTGTTGCTGCGCTATTGCTCCCAGGAGGAAGAACAGCCCATTCTCGGTTCAAACTGCCGCTTACACTGAGCGATGTGTCAATGTGTAATATTCCCAAGTGTTCTATGTTGGCTTCATTGATAGCAAAGTCGGATTTAATAATCTGGGACGAAGCTCCGATGGCCCATCGCCAAGCATTTGAGACACTTGACCGTTCACTCCGGGATTTGTTGAGTCCTTCAGATCCAACGGCTTCCGACAAACCATTTGGTGGTAAGACCGTTCTCTTGGGAGGTGATTTCAGGCAAATATTACCAGTCGTGCCTCAAGGAAGACGTCCAGACACAGTCCTTGCATCAATCAGCAAATCTTATCTATGGAAAAAGGCAGAAGTTTATACTCTTTCCATGAACATGCGAttggaaaaagaagaaagggAATTTGCTAAATGGATCCTTGAGGTTGGTGATGGAACAGCTGATACCATCCTCTCTCATACGAGCAGCAATGAAGAGGGTGAACAAATTGTTGTGGACCAAAGATTCATGATCCCTTCAACAGATAAACCACACGAAGCACTAGCAGCTGCGGCATATCCTGACTTCCTTCATAATTATCGGAACAAGAAGTACTTGACAGAGAGAGCGGTGCTGACACCTACAAATAGTACTGTTCATGAGCTAAATGCATACATGCTGTCCCAAGTTCCCTCACAAGCTAAAGAGTATTTGAGCTCCGATTCCGTTGAGCTGGAGGCCACACCAGAAGATGATTGGAGTAGCCACTATACTCAAGAGTATCTTAATTCTCTTGAGTTCTCTGGACTGCCTAACCACAGACTATGCCTGAAGGTGGGGTCCCCGGTGATGATGCTGCGTAATCTTAACCAAGCGTATGGGTTATGCAATGGGACACGGATGATAGTCAGTCGTGTAGGTGACAGGATAGTAGAAGTTGAGATCATGACTGGCACACAAGTAGGCAAAACAGTGTTGATCCCTCGAATACAGCTTTCTCCTCTTGACACCGTGCATCCATTCACGTTTTGCCGCCGTCAGTATCCTCTGCGCTTATGCTACGCAATGACAATCAATAAAAGTCAGGGACAAAGTCTCAAACAAGCTGCTTTGTACCTCCCTAGATCGGTCTTCACCCATGGCCAGTTGTACGTAGCTTTATCTAGAGTGACATCACCAGAGGGGCTTAAGATATTAGACGATTCTTCTGATTCGGACGGTACGGACGGAGTAAGAAATATTGTGTACAAAGAGATCTTCCAGGGCCTCTGTGACAGAAAGGTTTACATTCAAGTGATTTTCTTAATATGTCAGTCTCATACGGATTGTTTCGACTAATAACCAAATCAAAATGCTTGCAGGGAAAGAAGGCACTGTGGACTTGAACATCCAAAAATCATGTACTTCTACTGCAGTTTTATTCCACCTTATGCAGTTCTGTTCTAATCAATCATATATCcttctcattttctctgttaTTTTCAGTGTGCAACCCTCATGGATCAAATGGTGAGAACACTTTCATTCCAGTGATTGGATCAAGCGTCAAGTATTATAACTTCATATTCTGTAAAAGACATTGGCGTGACTGTGAACATAGTGTTTCTTCTAACACACGCAATTCATCCTATCTGTTATcaaactttttgaatttttccacTCATTTACCCAGTCCTTACAATTTCATTATTACAACTCCATTTAATATTATCCTCTTTGGTTCCTACTCTATTATTCACAGTTTGCAAAcaacatattaaaaacatattactCAACAACATATGGAACCCAGAAGAAAAACGTTAACAAGTCATGGCATGCAACAATGTATTCTATCACCAATGTATTCTCGACTGGATGCGCTCGAATAAAATATTCTTTACCATCCTCATGAATACTCTACACCTATTAACCAGGCGGAATAAATTGGTAAAtagtgtttgataaaaaaaaatagaagtttaTGATCTGAAGCACGCAATGCATCATGTTTGTTATTTACCTTTAAGATTTTCCACTTTTATTTTCAGTCATTACAATAGCATTCTAAAAAGTCGATTTTATCAATCCGGTTTAGTTGGCAAACTTAACCGGACATGTTATTGTCTTTGTATGTATATTAGTTTCGTGATACTTCTATTTCACTAATTCCTTAACATTAAGTTTTACAATCAAATGAACCAAAATAACAAATCAGACCGaacatgaaattaaataaaaatttacaggTTCATCAAAACCCCCCGTACTTACAAAATTGTATACATTACTAAAATGACTCAAACTGCATCTGAACTCTTAGCAACACTTATCAAACTCTAGAAAGGCACTGATCTTAGAACAGCTTACATATACTTCTGAGTACACGATACAGTCGAACACTAAATAAGTctaccccaaaaaaaaaaaaatattagatgaTAATAATCTAGAAATACTAAATATAAATCTAATAACATACAGTGCAGCCTATTAGAACATGGCGTTACTCCACTTCCAAATTTCGCGTAAAAAAACGTCATTGGGCCTTATCAACATGCAGCCCATAATGACAcggatttaaaaacataatgtCACGATACGCAACGTTTTGGATCAGGTTACGCTGGGATTTCCTCGCGTCTCTAGCTCGAAAGTCGATTCACCTTGCGCATCTGACCCTCGGTCTCCTTCATCGCTCGAACTCATAAACCGACCAAACAATCATCTTTAATCACCCCCTCCCTAATTAATCTATCATCCACGATCTCGATTCAATGCGATGTGCAAGGCGTTAGAGTCGACTATAAGAAGGTATGCTTGGTTCTTCTCATAAACTACATCTCTTTCGTTTTAAACTAATCAAAAAAATACAGTACTATGGCTGACGATTTAGTTTTCCTCTCCGATCTCCAGGCCGGTCACTCATCCTCCACCGTCGAAGTCCGCTTGCTCCGCTCTTGGGATGCTAGAACCCTACGCCGTGGTGGAGAACGAATGAGCGTCGAGATGCTCTTGCTTGACTctcaggttatgttttacatcCGCCGTTAGTTTAACGATTTCCCGACTGAaaacaaatattcaaatattatatatctacccgacgatcattttttttatcttcctgattaaaatatataatataaaaaatatccaataagatttatttacatatttacatCTTCATACATATTTGTtagatttatttacatatttacatCAAATTTGTTAGATTGATTTACATCAGATTTGTTAGATTTGTTGGATTTATTTCAATAAGATTTGTTAGATAGTTGTATGATATTTGTTATATATCCTCACGTAAGAATTGATAGATTGatagataattatatatttaatcaattctGTGGCACTTTCTTTTATTCCATCTGTTTTTGTTAATTGTATTTGTGTTTGTTTCATTTTCAGGCGACCATGATGCCGGCTTCTGTGAACGTTAACCGTCTCGCAACGCACCAGACTAATCTTGAAGCGGGTACGGTTTACTCCCTGACCGGTTTTGAAGTAACAAGGTGTAACCAGGATTACCGCCTCTCGGACTCTTCTCTACTAATCCGGTTTACTGACTCCACCACTTTCGAGAAGATCACTGACCCGGCTGTTCCGATACCTCTTGAATCATTCCGGTTCCGTAACTACAGTGAGATGCTTCGTCTTGCTAACTCCAACAACCAACTTCCAGGTAATGATCCTCTTATCATCTCCTCCGACAACATATTTAAGTTTCTGATAGTCTTTTCACAGATCTTATTGGTAAGATAACTGCTGTCAAGAGTACGATCACTGAACCTCCTCTGGACAAGAACCGTGTTAGTGCAACCATCAAGATGGACAAGTAAGTTTTTATGAATTATGATGTCTTAACAATCATTTTTGGAAATTGTAACTACAATATTCTCACTGTTATGCCTTCCCACAATGCAGTGACACATCTGTGACTTTAACACTCTTTGACGCTCAAGCTGTGAAGATCCATAACCAGCTCGCTCAGATGGCGGTAGATCCACGAATTTGCGTTGCAACCAGTGTGAATCCGAGAATGGTGGGAGGTAAGCAACCAGTTTAACACTAAAATGGCTGCCTCTGTAATGATGTCGAGTTCATACATATTCTACTCATAATGCAGGGCGTCTGTTTTTTAATGGCACAGCCGGCACACACATCCATTTCGACGTGGAAACAGTTGCCGGGGAAAGTTTGTTTTCCAGGTAGCATTTTCCGAGACATTACTTTTAAACATACCGTGACTATAAAATTCTCTATTTGTTCATGGATGTGCCTAATCACATTGTTATCTTCGTAAGCGGTTTGCTTGAACAAGACACTGGGCTTGCGCCAGTAGGACGGCTGGTAAGGAGTTTTGCTAAGGTGGAGACACTGAGCATAGCTGAGCTGAACGATTTTGTCCTCAATGCTTCGTCTCAGGTTGGCTATCATAGTTGTGATACTCTATATGGAATGTAAATTATCATGGTCGTATCCTAACTTTACAACCATGCAGAACATTGATTTCATTTGTACGGGGAAAGTTACTGGAATCAAGTTAGACAAGGGGTGGTGCTATGTCTCCTGTGCAAAATGCTTCAGGAAACTCCACCGGTCTGTCTCATCGCTCACGTGTCTATCTTGCAACAACACCGATGCAGTTGGTATCCTTCGGTATGTACTGACTCTGATCAAGTTAAACATGTACGTTAAACTTGATGTGTTATTTGATACATTTATTCTACGCGCTAGGTACCGTGTGGAGATATCAATTGCAGACGAGACTGGTGAGGGTTTGTTTGTTGCGTTTGATGGAGTTATGGCGAAACTCCATAACATGAGGGCCCATGAAGCTGTCAACCTCTTGGTACGTTCTTCAATTCTGTGATTTATTTGTCAGCTGAATATATACTCAAGCAATCGTATCATTGTACATGCAGCCTGGTAATGATGTCAACCCCGAAGAATCTGATGCCCCTCAGTTTGTTCTAGACATGGAGGGAAATACATACACGTTTCAGGTTAAGGTGGGGCCATACAATTTCACGGCAAATAATCACAGCTTCACCATTTCACGCATTCTCGGTGAGGGTGACCCTGAGCCACAACCTGCGTTCGTTGATGATGTGAGATCCTTATATTTGCCCTAGCGTCTGTTTTTTTACCTGCATATAACTTTTCCATTCGATAGGGTGCTGCTGATGACAATGGAGACGACAACAACGATGTGTAGAATCGGCCAAGTTGCATGCGTGGAAACGCATACTACATTCTAAATAATAATGaagttgttttttctttttaaaccaAGTATGCATTTCGTTTTTATACTTTGCTGTTTATCTTTTTTGCCATTCGAGTGTTTCCTATATACACAAGTATGCATTTCGTATTAACATATTTCATAATTTCTACTATCTGTTACCTTATAGGTCGAACTAAATCTATTATGCCTTGGCAATATTccgtttctttttttccttttacttATAGATTATGACCTTATacaatagaaaacaaattttgGTGATCATATAGCTTACCATCTCTTATTACATGCTCAAATTTTAGTGATcatatagttaaaatatacttttaccctttaatacatattttttggtcatttttgtcattaaaaattattttgtaacaaaaactaagaaaactatcttaaaaaattattaacatatacataatattttgaaaaccaCAACTCCGTTAGAGATTAGATACAGACACTATAAGCCAACTACAATATATATTCGTTTAACGCAACAAAACACTTTTAACTACCAAAAAATGTCATTGTACCAAGTAAAACAATACAAGCATAATTAATTAGCCTTTGACCAAAAATTCAACATTGCAAAAATAGTTGCGtcaaacacattaaatttttgttacctGATATCTCATTGTAACTGAACCATTCTTCTAAACCAAAGTCTCCGATGTAAAACAATTACACGAAACTGCTTCATTAAAACCCCATCTACAAACACTCTATATAAACATCCAACCCGTGGAAACATACATATAAAACCTGTTATTCCTAAAATTATCaggtggaaaaaaaaacactacaaATGGTATCTGACATTTCAGAACACAATTATGACTCGGACGAGAGCATTGGTAGTTCTGAAGAAAACTCCTATAACATACCCCCAACCATCTTTTTCAAGAATCAAACCCTCAGTTACTTTGTAGCAGAACCACTCCGTATGCTATACAACTTCAGTGATTTGAAGAATGAATGTTTAGTTGCTGGCAATCCAAGGGCTCACTACATAGAGGGGTTGCTTCAATACTTTCAGTGCCGTAAATCTATCAAAGGACTTGACCATCTTCGTCAATCCGCAGATGGAAACTATGATAATGGTACCTATATTTATGGTATTTTAATGTTGTGCAGGGGCAACTTTGCTGAGGGACAATATTACCTCGATATGTTATCCTGGAAAACTAATCAGGACAGAACTACCCAATGCTTGACAATGCTTAAGCAATCCCTTAAAGCAATCAGGGTCAGTGTGAAGGCAAAATATGTAGCAAATACAGACACAATGGAACCCTTAGCAGATTGCAACACTCATGCGATGGATAGCGCATGCGAGGATTGTTATTACTTTAAGAAGATGAAAGAATTTGTTGACTACATTCGCAACAAAAAACAGTAGACAACACAGATCGGTCTTTCGATTTATTTTACAGGTGTTTTGTATTATGCTTATGCGTAATAATATGAATTTGACCGCCTCCTACCCGAGCCCATAAAGAAATtagggaaaataaataattactaaacctactaaataaaattaaatattatcctaatttaaataaatttggaacaaataaattattaaataatacgttagtatcaaatcaaatttgtctGAAGAGAGATCAGCATGTGTTTTGAACATAAACCAAAAGCATGGAAGGGAAAATATACACTTTCCAGGTCAAGTCGACTACTTATGATGACTGCAAAACACATACAACACCTTCCGAACCATGCAGATCTATCACCAACCATATACAAAAATTCTTAAAAGATTTTCCAAAAGATTCTTAAAAgattttccaaaaacaaaattattaaaaacggTCCGTCTCGCCATCAAatcccgcgcgtagcgcgggcACCGCCTagtaaaccataaatagaaacaaaaataaaaatggcacatagaaacaaaagtgcgcgaatcatctttcttgaaatgaaaaatcggaggagagcgatttgaaatttttgagagaagatgaaatgttttggatgatgaaatggagtgaaaatgagttgtatttatagatgaaaatcactgttcatgaccgttggagaaatggcaaaatttttgaaaaattttctttgtgaccgttgggaaatcgagtgcactaaaaatcagtctgaaaatatcgtattaaacagtcaatcaaatctataaaatttcataaaaataaaaattatggcaatgaaatatttatgttatgacaacaaatcatgcgacggctcagccgatcaatgcagagtaataaataaattatacggcggctcggccgaccaattaataataaacagaatataaggcggctcggccgaccaataaataataaacagaatataaggcggctcggccgaccaataaataaattaaattactagtaaataatataggcggtattccggccattataacataatataaataatagtagaggcggtataccgaccattataacagggtataaatgatacaaataaattttaccgaatcgcagagtgatcgtgctgataacgtgttataaaataacttatgattttatagtattgagaaatttaaataagagtaaaaatttatacccgtaggagaagataacactgatatagagagagagtgtttcTTATTAAAGGGAAGAGAAGAGTTTTCAGTGTGTTTACAAACGAACGCAAACGTTCGTAggaaatttactgtgcaaatagtgcagcggaccccacatcttttatattttcaacgaaAGCGgctaattttttcttttgactttAGTAACAGAAATAGAATTCTTGTGCTTTAATTATTTCCTATTTAAAATAAAGTTGACTAAAAGGCGAAAATGtgcatatttaaaataaacaatatttttcgAGCCACATAAAAGTTATAGAATAATAATGCTCGTTGTTACCctgttattttcttattatttaggAGATTAACTATTTTGTACAAAAAGTCAATTCATAGTTATTTTCGCAAGTGGCAAGCTTTCTTAATCAAATAATCAATGAATGGAAGCCTATCTGccctttcttacgccatacaatctaatcacaaaagcaaGTTACATAAACCAAGTTGACCTCACTTGACAATGACGATTTATAAAAGAGCAGCTGTCTTAAGACTTCCTAATTTGACAGAAGAGGATGTACGGAACATAACAAGGACATAAAATCATATACATtcatagagttttttttttttttttctgtaaactgagttttatttatttaagttgaCATAAAGTCGTTAAGCATTTTTCCAGATGACATAAGTTATACAGATGTTTTGAAGACATTTGATATTTGGGGAATAAATGGTCAGACTACAATTATTGAGGCATCCATGTACTGTATTCGACAATACGCTGACATTGAGAAACGGGATACTTAAAGGAGGAGTAACTAATGACAAAATAATTGTGAGTGTGAGTGTGAGTGTGAGTGTGAGTATACGGTTGAGCATACATGTATTCGGATTCATTCCCAGTAGGATCCCGGGTCCGCATCTCTCAGGTAGATGAATTTTATGCCTATATATAGGTACCAATAGGTCCAATACGGATATGATCGATTCCAGTTCGGTGCTGCATGaccatttaatatttatatcatatataGTTAAGGTATAAGAGTTGACATGCAAATTGAACTACAAGATTCCGATATTAAACAGTTATAAAATTGACACTGATGCAATTCGAATTTGGGTTGAATAGGCAACAACCACATTATCATTGTACCATTTCAACTTGCATGTGAACTCTTTCGTACCTTAACTATATATATGATAcaaatataacttgacaatttGGTTGTTGCCTATTCAACCGGTTTGTTGGTGGGACTTAATGGCATCACTTTTCAGCTTCTAGGTGAACCTGAACGAGTCTGACTTCGACAAGCATACCAATTCACCACCAATAACATGGCCTTGAGGCCAGAAAGAGAGATACTCGAACAGCGTCCTCGACTTTTGGGTCCACACCTTCGTCGTTCACCACATAAGATCCACGTAAACTTATAATCTCAAAATGTCCcgacaaaaacacaaaaaaatcttTCGTTTTCCAGGTTTTAAAGCCTCGTATGTTTAAGAAGGCGCTGTTGTAGCGGGTGATATAACTAAAcgaattgtttttgtttgggtAAAAAACTGAGGAAATTGTTTATGTGCATCAATTTGAGATTTATAACGTTTGAAATAATGATGGACTAGATGATAACACGGAGTgagttttttatatttatttttgttcattaaatgattttaacattttccaacactacaatctttatcgattttaaaatgacaaacaaatgttggtctcttaaacgTATCATTGCCGTTGAAGAATTAACGTATTACAgctcattttaattataatacttcatatgcacaaaaaaattaagttttgcggctgacacaaatcaccaaaactagATAGACAACATTTGATATAAAATGACGAAGAGGTTaagttttctgctctcgatttgtttactattgactcccAGTATGTGATTTCATTTTtcacctctataaaattgtgctttcgttctcgTTTCTGTTTCACTGATacgagttttgtttcttttttcagcttcttctgtgaattcggtgaattacataagtgtcaatttaagaAGATGGACatttgtaaaaattagttccacTCCAGATATATACCTAAGAATCAAacttttgaagaaaatcaccggCAAATTCTATTCACATTTTAGCGtttaaatctaatatatcaaattgttatagaatataagtgtagactcaaaatataaatgtttgtctagtatatattcaccagtttGATGTAAAAATTAGGCATGGGCGTTCGGTGGTCCGTTCGGTTTCGGTCCGGGTGATTCggatttttggattttcggtGTTATGCTCATAAGTACCATTCGGTTTTTACTaattatcggatcgggttcggttcggttccttcCGGGTTCTGTTCGGATCGGATTTAACCAATGCTTAAAAtcgtacaaaaatatatttttaaaaacctcaaaaattgacaaaaaagcttacaatatataaattatttacaaatctaattaaaaattagttaaactatctaaattaactaaaatgtattaaaaaaaacaaataaaacaaactacaaaaatattttgaatactctaaaatatctaaatcaccttaatatatataaaaaacattaacatatttaactaatttcggatatcttcggatcctaattcggattttggttcg encodes:
- the LOC125581969 gene encoding uncharacterized protein LOC125581969 → MIDQYISAELPDRDVDPEGFALVDRHMIHGPCGKRRPTSPCMDKGECTKAYPKPLSDHSHIDKSGFVRYRRRSNPKHLVLKSNIEIGNQYVVPHNLSLLKKYQAHINVEWCCRTSAIKYLFKYITKGVDRATVLLKEVEKRGDGKEKKKEGVDVVNEIDRYMECRYISACEASWRLFAFQIHHNQPNVIKLPVHLPGQHYTVYDESSNLEEVISKEDIEKTMLTAWFVACETYEEARDLTYVELPTRFVYHTSGKLWTPRKTGGAIGRVVYVSPAAGDNYFLRILVNVVRGPRCYEDLRTVGGVVFKKYREACYARGLLDDDREWHDAIEEPSYWATGRQLRRLFMIILLFCRVVNPLKLWEHTWKFLAEDILYTKRKEFRFPGLELNDDQLKQYTLIELEQLLKENDQSLADYPDIPLPDDAILTEISNTVLMQELSYDIQQENETHTELFASMNQDQKMVYHAVLQSVDKQSGQLFFVNGAGGTGKTYLYRTIIAKLRSTNKVVIPVASSGVAALLLPGGRTAHSRFKLPLTLSDVSMCNIPKCSMLASLIAKSDLIIWDEAPMAHRQAFETLDRSLRDLLSPSDPTASDKPFGGKTVLLGGDFRQILPVVPQGRRPDTVLASISKSYLWKKAEVYTLSMNMRLEKEEREFAKWILEVGDGTADTILSHTSSNEEGEQIVVDQRFMIPSTDKPHEALAAAAYPDFLHNYRNKKYLTERAVLTPTNSTVHELNAYMLSQVPSQAKEYLSSDSVELEATPEDDWSSHYTQEYLNSLEFSGLPNHRLCLKVGSPVMMLRNLNQAYGLCNGTRMIVSRVGDRIVEVEIMTGTQVGKTVLIPRIQLSPLDTVHPFTFCRRQYPLRLCYAMTINKSQGQSLKQAALYLPRSVFTHGQLYVALSRVTSPEGLKILDDSSDSDGTDGVRNIVYKEIFQGLCDRKVYIQVIFLICQSHTDCFD
- the LOC125582447 gene encoding uncharacterized protein LOC125582447, whose protein sequence is MADDLVFLSDLQAGHSSSTVEVRLLRSWDARTLRRGGERMSVEMLLLDSQATMMPASVNVNRLATHQTNLEAGTVYSLTGFEVTRCNQDYRLSDSSLLIRFTDSTTFEKITDPAVPIPLESFRFRNYSEMLRLANSNNQLPDLIGKITAVKSTITEPPLDKNRVSATIKMDNDTSVTLTLFDAQAVKIHNQLAQMAVDPRICVATSVNPRMVGGKQPV
- the LOC125581970 gene encoding uncharacterized protein LOC125581970 isoform X2, translating into MLRLRLAIIVVILYMECKLSWSYPNFTTMQNIDFICTGKVTGIKLDKGWCYVSCAKCFRKLHRSVSSLTCLSCNNTDAVGILRYRVEISIADETGEGLFVAFDGVMAKLHNMRAHEAVNLLPGNDVNPEESDAPQFVLDMEGNTYTFQVKVGPYNFTANNHSFTISRILGEGDPEPQPAFVDDGAADDNGDDNNDV
- the LOC125581970 gene encoding uncharacterized protein LOC125581970 isoform X1, with the translated sequence MLRLRLAIIVVILYMECKLSWSYPNFTTMQNIDFICTGKVTGIKLDKGWCYVSCAKCFRKLHRSVSSLTCLSCNNTDAVGILRYVLTLIKLNMYVKLDVLFDTFILRARYRVEISIADETGEGLFVAFDGVMAKLHNMRAHEAVNLLPGNDVNPEESDAPQFVLDMEGNTYTFQVKVGPYNFTANNHSFTISRILGEGDPEPQPAFVDDGAADDNGDDNNDV